Genomic segment of Eremothecium sinecaudum strain ATCC 58844 chromosome VIII, complete sequence:
TGAACTTCGTCAGGAAGGATGAGGCACTAAAGTTTTGTAACACACGTCCCTTGTCTTGGCTAAACCCAAACATAAATTTTAGCTTCTGTCTAGCAAAAACATTTGATACAATTTCCAAATTCTTTCGATTTGCATCTGGAAGTAATTCGTTATTTGAGAATGATTGACACACATTCATTAAAAGTCTGTGAAGTGCCGATCTGAGCTCCGTTGGTCCAACGTCAATCAATAATGATACAGCACAAAGGATATCTGGCAAAAAGATTTGAGCCAATAACAAGGAATCAAATAAAAGTGACACTGCAATTTCAACTAAAATAATTAATTCCGACCAGCTATGAGTTGATGCTTCCATCTTTAACGTTGGTAAAAATGAATTACTAATATTGTGGATTCGGGTTAGTACTAAGCCACACACATCTGGGGTTGGAATCCTTGttaaaataaaaacaatTTTTCTCCAATCTGAACCTTCTGATTCTCTATCGACACAATGGTATATAACTTGTTCAAAGATCAGTTCTGTCAAGTTACCTTCTAGAATTAAATTTGTCCATATAAATTGCGCGTACAGTAGTGAGTGAAGTTCTTGCTTTGCCGTTATTCTAATCAACCTGCGGATGATATGGACAGTCAAGTCATGgccttcttcatcatccaCCATATAGACGTTCTCGTAAAGGTTTTTAGTCCAAGGTGACAAAGCAACAAGCAATCTTGGTATTTGCTTATCATTCAAAACATTTTCCAGTAAATCCATAGAATTGAGCCAGATGCATTCAGCCAACTCAGGAGCAGTAATGGCTAATCCATTTAAAATAGAGTTGTAGAACGCCGAACTGTCACCAGGAACATAAACTTCAGGGGATATAGTCAACTTATGCCCAAAATTGAGGCCAAAAGTAGATTGTGTTGCAGCAAGCAAATTATAACCGACAGCCTCAACAGCCTCGTCCTCACTGTTCAAACCAACAAATATAATCATCAATATATGTCCAATAATATAGGTAATATCTTTCTTTTTGTCATGATCTTGTGATGAAAGTATAGCACCAGGTAGTTCATCTTTACTTTCCTCCTCTAACCGAGCTTGTGAGTAGTGTAGGATCTTTAAAACTTCCAGATACTTTGGACTGGAAAACGTTAAATTTTGTCCATCTTCCATCTGAATAAAAAACTCATATGGGACTCCCCTATCGTTACTAATACCCGCGGATTTGATCTCGGAAATTTCAAACACATTGTTGAAATATATTTCGGAAATTCCGCCGTTCTTAGTCACCTTAACACTTTTAGGGGTTTTATAAACAACCTGAAAATGCTTATTACTGACTTTTAGTGTGATCGGCTCAAACCTTTGGTGCGTTTCATCATATAATGAAGCATCATGTAAAGTTACTCTAACATCTGAATAGAGATCTGCACTGTAATCGGAGAGTCCAAGCATCtttattgtttttaaagGGGAATTAGAGTTGAGAAAATAACAAGGCACATCAAGTGTTACCAGATTTAGATTAGCTTTTATTATAGGCAGCCAAATATCCAGATACCTTTTGGTTAAATTATAATGGTAAAAGCCAACACAATTTTTTGAAAGTTCATTTGGTAATAGTTTGTAACACATTGCTATAACCTTTTTCACGGCCATCTCGTCTAAGTGTTTGGATTCAAAACTTGTACAATCCACTACAACATAATGCCTGGTTGTCCATATTTTGGCATATATTTGGAACATTCTGTATAATACCATTTCAATATCGATTTGAAGGTATTTTGCTGCTAGCACCCATGAAAATACGAGGGCAGGTAAACCATCTGATGTTACGGAAGTGTGGACAAAGGGTATATCTACATCGTCAAGTGTCTTCAAGGAATGTCTGCTCATGAAGTCATATAACTCGGGATTTGATTCCATATTCTCCCTAATATATGGTGGTATAGCGTTCTTGAATTCCATTCTCGGTTGACCCAAAAGGCCGAGAAGATTGTCTATAAGTTTGCCGCTCATTTTTAAACGCTCCAAGTCTTCAGAAGATTTAATGTTCGAGTTTATGATTTCCTTTCTGACATCCAGAGCATGATGATATAAGAACTTGTGTAACAAATGGAAATCATCAACTGTGACCTTGTTTTCTGGTGCCGTGGTTATAGTAACCTGTCTATCAGAGTTCGATAGCTCCTTTAGGAACTTGAATATCCTATCGCCGCTTTCCTTCAAGAAGTCTGCTTTAGACTGTAAAGCAGGCCATTTTAAAGACGAAACAGAACCATTGGCAATATTTTGGATAACCTTTGCAAGTACTATGAAAGAACGCCTTTCTTTAGCGTAAAAAGTTCCTATTAATCCCTCCGAATCTGGACTCACTAGTGCTGGGCAGAAGAAACGTAAGAAGATAAATGAACCAACCGCGATCTCTGCAACATCTGGGAACTTTTCATTGACATAACGGTAAATAGCCTGGCAAATAACAAAAAATTCTGGAGGAACTTTGTCAATAGAGCCAACAATTGAGTCAACTAATATAGTCAAATACTTGGAAAGTAAAGCCACATTGCGTTCACAGTCAGGATCATCTGGTGATATTTTCTCTACATCAAAAGTTTCACCAGTTGAAATAACTCCATCGATTACCGGTTTTAAAACTGCGGCCAAATAGGCACCGCCTTTGAGCCTCGAATACATTGACAACGCTCTGGTAGCACAACTATTTCTTCTCAAGATATCCATATACCTGGATGCTGTACTAATTTCGTCCCTAATAAGTTCAATTACAATCAAATGAGCAGCGTTCTTAATGTTAAATATTGAAACCAAGGATCCAGCAAGTGCATCTGTGTCATTTGCAGGACATACCCTAGCTGTTTTAGACACTAAGCTAGGATCTTTAACAGCAGCCATAGCAAGCTCTTCGATAGCTGCATTCCTTTTCTGGGTTATTTCCTTATTAGAGATATCAAAATTTGTGACGATATTCACAAATACCTTTAAGAATGCAACTTTAATATTTCTGTTTGGGGAATAGCCAATCGGTAATGCGTATTTAAAACCGACGTCGACATTAAAATTTAGTAAATTTGTGAGAGAAGTGGTGATgttatcgtttaacagCCCAATTTTATGCCTTAGTGTAGGAGGGAACTTCTTTATACTAGTGCTTTTCTCTAAACCTTTTAGCAGAATGTTGAAAAAGTTCCCGAACACAACTTGTTTCGATCTAATTAGTTCTGTTTCAGATAATGAGGGAGGGGCCTCAAGTACAAGATTTTTTGTAAGATACGCCAACACTTTGGATGATTCAATAGAAGTATCAATGTACAGATAATCCAAGTCACGCCTCTGTAAGTCCATATTACGATGTGGTTTACCCAAATTATCTAAATCATACTCCTTGAAAATTGTTGATTCAAACCATTGCATTGCTGTGCGGATCCACCTATTCTTTATTAACATGAATCCTGAAAGGCACAACCTTTCCTCTGAATGCTCGCAAGATCTTAACATCTTGGATAATTGAATAATAcatttaaaatattttggTGAATCATGTTTGATTTGCTCGACTATTTTGAAAATACCCTCTATTAAATCTAGCAAGTCCAGGGATATTTGAACCAAAATATCAATTTCATCGTCACGCTCCATAATAACCCGTAGAATTAAAATAATTTGTTCTAGAAGTATGAAGGAAAGCTCATTCTCAGGAGCGATTACATCTATTGCTTCCAACTCACGAACTTTCGCCTTCAGATGATGGAATAAAGTAGGGAAAACGAGAGGATGTAACTCGGTACTAATTATATCTTTTGAATTCTCCCTAGTCAGTAAATCTTCATTATCGAGCGACTGACATTGttttttgatgaaataaTCTATATTAGCCGCAATTCTATGCCTCACATTAGCTAGATATGATAAGTTATTCAGGGTCTCTGTGTCAATCGTCAAAAATACACCACTAGATGCCGCAATAATACCAGCGTAATTCCTGTAGTGGTTTAACTCCGTTTGCGTGAGTCCTGTAGCTTTAGACATTTCATACCAACGATTGTATATTAGCTTAAGGCTATCATATAAAATACGGTCTGGATACTTTATATGACATAATATGTCTGACCTTAATCTTCGCTGAAATGCCAAAGCACCTGTGGCAACGTAAGAATCACGGCAGATGGCAGTAAGGAATGATTTATTATCCTTCTGCAAGTAATCGGACTCTCCCGTTATTTTACTGCGGTATTCTACTTCCTTGCAATAGAGTTTAAAACCgtttttcaacaatttgTGTATCCTAGGTTCATGAGAGCAAAGTGAAATAAATAAAGCTCTTCCACAAGATCCTCTAATGAGTAGAAATAGGACCGACTCGGCCTCGTTTAATTCATGGAGATGGTTAATCGAATCAAAATGTTTTATTACCTCTAACCTGAATTCCCAGAATCGAGTAAGGAGCGTCAATAAATGCTCACGTCTCTCCTCACTCAAAGTTAAATTGAACAGTACTGCAGCCAAAAGTATAATAAGATAACCCGATGATTTACATATGCTCAATGCATATTCCAATGTCAGATCGTTCTTAAAATGTTTAAAGTACGATACGCCAACGTCACTATATGCTAGCACTGCTTTATGAGTCTCAGTTCCTTCTTCGATAAGACCCACAAAAACAGGTTTAACAAAGGCATTTAAATTTTCTACGGGTATTGGTGAGACATTTCTTGAACTTGGATTTCTCATGTAAAAATGTAATGTATCTTCGTAACTTGTGTAAATATTCACCATTATTTCACGGGCAGTCTGTAAAATACTCTCCTCGGGGTTTTCATTACTTAAGTGACCGGATGAAAGTGGTGCTGCTGTGCTTGACTGCTGAAATGAAGCTTGTGAATTAGCTTCCGATGCATATGTAAAGCCAAATGGTGATTTGGTACTTGTAGCAGTCGAAGAAGGGCGAACTATTCTTTGTAACCTTTCATCCACCGGAGAGCCAGTGGCTCTCTTCATAATAGAGGAGCTATGGTGAGACCTCATTGCATGTGGCGACTCCATTTGAGGCCTCAATTGTGGAGAAGAAAAATAGTGCGGCTGGTCACTCTTATCGGTAGCCATGGAGTGAGAAGATGGAACAGATGACGCATGAGAAGACAGTTTTGGACTTTCTATAGGTATAAAGGGGTCCATGAAGCCTGGTATAGTGGGATCAGGATCACTACTTGGAACATTATCCAAACTGTCATCTTCCACAAGCAAACCTTCAAAAAGATCATCTATAATGCCGTTAACCCTGTCATCTAGGACAGCTGAGTACCTTAATAATATATCTGACATTTCATGCGCTGTCCTTTGTAGTAAAACAAATGCTCTCTCAACAACTTGATCTTTTGGCGTTTCATATTGCGAAAGAGTAAAGAATATCTTTAAACCCTCAGTGACCATTCTTAGATGTTCCAATCCCTCACGTTTTTCCATTAGGAACTCCTCTATCTTTTGGTGAAAAACCACTGGCTCCAATGAACACGCTACAGGAAAGTAGTCTACTTGTAATTTAGTATGTGCAACTGGATGTCTCGAGAGACACTTCGCTATTAATACGTGTTTCCTCCCGGGCGCCTCTTTGCATAATTGTAGGCTATCGCACATGACAAGAAATATCCTTCTACTAAAATAGATGGGTGGAGTATATTTGTCATACGCAAACATCGCAGCGGATAGTCTAGATATTAAGATCAATGTGCGTAATGTGTCCAATAGGGCCTTGTCAGAGACAACTTGTGACCCATTTAAAATCCTGATAAGTGTCATTAAAAATTTAGTTCTGCTGCTTCCATTCGCAACTAATGGAAGGGAACTCATAGGACGTGCGGGTCTATCCCCAAACTGTTGTGACGATGTTACTCTATCTTTATCCGACTCCTGGCCACTTGTGGCCGAGATCTCGTCACCAGTAATTATATCAGGTATATTTTTGAACCTAATTGAATTAATTTCATCAAATGTTTGCGGATGAAGCATGAGAATGCAAGATAGAAATCTTAGCACTGAGAGATTCGTTAGGTTTTCGGTATCATCGACGTCTTTCGATATGCTAGTGTAAGTAGTTGCAACATCCGAAGATGCGAGCGCTGAACTAGAATGCAAACCATCTTCAGAAGAGATTTTTGTTGCTGTATGGGTATTTGTGGAAGAATACAAACTACCATTAACCACCCTACTACTTGAAAGTGGATCATGCATTGACGAATGCAAGGATGTAGAAGTCCCACTTGTGGTAGGAGAAGACGAATTAGGATGTGTAGACGGCGCTTCAGTAAGAATCGAAGCAACATTAAACGAGGCGTACACTTCTTCGAATAGGTATGACGATTCTTTCACAATTCTGCGTACTGTAGGATCATTCGGGTTTTTTACAATATCATTAGCAACACGTAAATACTCCTTTGGGCGAGACAATAACCACATCTTGATGGATTGTGAAACAAAAGTCAATAAAAACTCTCGATGTACAGGATTCTTGAAATGTGCAACCATTCTTGACGTTAGTTCCAGAAACTTCGGAAGATTTTTATCTGTGATGAAAAAGTAGGAAAATAAGTCCAAGTATTGGACAAGACTATTACTATTGGGCAGTTCCTGTAATGAATGTGCAACGATGTTTTCTTCAACGTAACGGTAAAACTGATCTGAATTTGCCGCTGCAATAAACCTCATAAGGGCTTCATTGCATATATCTAGATTTCCTAACAGTTTAGCGTACTCTGTCATATTCTGACCCTTACTTTCTTTTTCAATTACACTGGCTCTCCCTGCGAGCTCTCCTGTACGGTATAAACTGCCCGCTATTTGCCGCAACAAGTTCTGGCTATGTGAACTTGATTTGCAATTCGAAATGACCTTTATCAGAGTATCCGCGATACCCGGATCCATTGGTGGCGGAGAAATCGTATGAGAATAATCTCGCTGTGTTGCAAACCCTACCGAAAACTGCAAGTATAGTTTTTCATGATTCTTTAGAGCACGCTTTTTCTCACTTTCCGAAGAGGTCTGTTGATATTCGTATTCCTGCCAACAGACCTCTATTATATCGTTCAATAACCTTAACAAAACCAGCAGTGAGTTCAActcatcttcattaaaCCTTTCTGTCCCTGAACCCTGTTTTAATATAATTTTATCCATGAGTTTTAAAAAGTGCCTTATCATTGTCTCCAAACCCTCTACTATTCCCAAATTAAAAAGAGCTAATCTAGCATTCACATAGAAAGGCTCATTCTCTATTTCTGCATAAGTTGACATAGAAGACTCAATGGGAAGTAACTGTTTGAGCTGAACAAATATATGTTCATAAAGAGTGTCGGTCATATTCCCTCGTATATAGGATACCAGTAGATATGTCAAAAACTCCCACGAAAAAACTTGAATTATAATATTTTTCAAGTGGTTGGTATTCAATATTCCGACTGAGTAGTTCTAAGTTAAATGACTTCCCTTTCTATATTGTAATAACAATCCATTATTTACTCCAGTGCAATTAAACATCTAACCAAAGGAAGAGGCAATAAAAGACAGTTCAAAAAAGTCATTTCTTTTTCTCTTTGCCTCCCTAAAATATTattatcacgtgattaTTAAAGATGCGATGACTTCAGATATGTACGTAAATATACAGCTTCTACAGTGTAATGGCGAAGTTATTCATGCCTGGACCGTCTTGCAACTTATGCTTCTTGCTAAATTTGGTCAGATCGTTGTTATTGGGGATTGCGGACTGCCCGGAAGAAGATGTTTGGAATAGAATGTACACTAGTTTGTTGGTTTCATGGTACCTGACCTTGAGATAGCCTAAAGCTTGCATCATCTCGCAAAAGTAGGCACTTGTGGTGTATCTAGAATTATTAATGCAGGGGCGTGGCAATACTATGAATAGTAGGGTTGCTTGTACATCATTTCTAAGAAATTGGCGAAACCTTTTGATCATATTGCCTCTTTGCTGATGTGTAGGAACAAAATTCAGCACCAGAGAGCAAGATATTAGGTCAAAAGCTTCTTCATCCGATTTTGGAAGCGGGCGCTCCATAAAATCTTGTTGAAGGATGTTTTCGGAGTCGGTGGAATTCAAATCGATACGGACGACAGGATTGAAGATCCCAGACTTAGAAATATAGTTGGAAGCGCTTAGAGAGCCTATTTCTAGAGCACGCGGTTTTCTATTTTTGTAAATGTCAATTTCCTTTAACCATTTGATAAGGCGTTTAGATGAGTCTCCGCCGCGGTTAGGGTCTTGACCCACAGTGCTTGCGTGTTGGTAGTTTTTTAGCCCGCCTAGACTATTTATTTCCGACGAAATATAGCCCAAAACAGCAACCAAATCTGTGGGATCAGTGTACTTATGTATAGCAAGCAACTTCTGCTCCATATCCTGGTTAGGATGGGAAATTTGTATGCCTATGTTGTACCGCTCTTGCAGCCCAAGTTGTCTTAATTTCTCACTTATCAGCTGTTGATTTGACTTTTCATCGTTATCAATAAGTTCCCAGCCTAGTTTAGAGCATGCAATCCGCCTCTTCTGTATCAGAACGTGAAATCGTCTAATCACTTTACGTGCTTTAGATGGTTTGATAGAAGGCTTCCGCTGGAATGGTGACTTTCCAGTGATACTTGTCCTATTCCTTGAAAGCATATTAATGTAGTTGACACTAGAGAACACCAGATCCTCGGTCTTGAAGAAGGTGTTTCTTATGTATTATGTTTTCTGTAATACGCGATGGCTTTATGCGCGCGGTTCCTTTGAGTGTAGAATTTTTCAACTGCATATTTTGCAAGCGATGAGCTTAATTCGAGTAGTTTAAAACTTCACAGAACAAACTTCATACGAATGCAGTACTAAGGACTTATCTCATCAATATGGTAGGTAGGAATCAAAAGAACAGGCGTCCAGGCCCTAAACTTAAAAGAAATGCTAAAGGTCGCGTATCAAAGCATCAGTTCAAGAATAAAGCTTCCTCTGTTAAGGAATCAAATGGTAGGATTGTGGATCCTTCGGAGCTGAAATGGAAGAAAGTTGATATTCCAGACACACTAGACGATTTTGGTGGCTTTTATGGTCTTGAAGAGATTGATGGTGTCGATGTTGAAGTTGTCGACGGTAAGGTAAAGTTTGTTACCAAGGATGATAGTAAAGTAAAAGCCACTTCAGTAGATCAAGAAAACATTAGTGAAATTGAGTTTGACGAAGATGCAGAAATGGATGATGTTATTGAATTTAAGAACTTCGATGATATTAAGGAGGGAGAATTAAGTGCTGCATCGGAATCGGAATCGGAGGAAATGGAAggtgaagatgaagatgaagatgaagatgaaggTGAAGATGTATATGAGGATGCTTCTGAGAAAGAGGGCGAAATGCAAGGAGAAGATCCATTAAAGGCGAATGTTTTTACGTCTTCCGTAGACCTACTTGATCTCGAATCGCCGATGTTGCCAGAATGGACAGACAAAATGGAATTATCTATTACTACTCTGCAGGGACTAGCTAATCTAGGTTTCGCCACGCCTACAGAAATCCAAGCAAAGGCTATTCCAAATGCTTTAGAAGGGAATGATATTATGGGGAAGGCGTCTACCGGTTCAGGTAAGACATTGGCATATGGTATTCCTATTATTGAGAAATTAATTAAGAATATGAGCGGCACCGATCCGGTCGGAATAATCTTCGCCCCAACTAGAGAATTAGCTCACCAGGTGAAGACGCATTTGGAGAAATTGGCATCTTTGTTGGTAAAGAAAAATCCCTACATCATCATTTCATTAACCGGTGGTCTATCAATTCAAAAACAGCAACGTCTGCTGAGTTACAAAGGTAGTGCAAGAATTGTTGTTGCTACACCAGGAAGATTTTTAGAACTACTTGAAAAGAACGAAGAATTAATTAAAAGATTTGCTCAAACTGAAACATTGGTACTTGACGAAGCTGACAGGTTGCTTCAGGATGGGCACTTTGATGACTTTGAGAAGATTTACAAGCATCTTTGGAAGGCTCGGAAGTCAAACAAAAAACATTCTGATGGTTGGCAAACAATGATCTTCTCAGCTACCTTTTCAACAGACCTTTTTAATAAGCTTGCCAGTAATTCATGGAAGAACTCAACAGCATCAACTGAGAATGAAATTGAAACTGTGCTAAAACATCTAATGACTAAGCTACAATTTCGTTCTAAGCCAATTATTATAGATACAAATCCAGAACAGAAGGTGAGATCTCAGATTAAGGAATCTTTAATTGAATGTATGCCAGCGGAAAGAGACCTTTATGTCTACTACTTTGTCACGCTTTATTCACGTACTACGCTTGTTTTCTGTAACGCTATTGAATCAGTCAAGAAGCTAACCCTTTATTTGAACAACTTGGGTATCTCAGCATTCCAAATTCATTCATCAATGCTACAGAAGAATCGTTTAAAGAGTTTAGAAAAGTTTCAGGAACAGGTGCTAAAAAATGAGCCCCAAGGTAAGCCAACTGTTCTCATTGCCAGTGATGTTGCAGCTAGAGGTTTGGATATTCCGGGAATTAATCATGTTATTCATTATCATTTGCCCCGTTCTGCAGATGTCTATATTCACAGATCAGGAAGAACAGCTCGTGCAGACAATGAAGGTGTATCTGTCATCATTTCCTCACCGGAAGAATCAATGGGAcctttgaagaagttgagAAGAGTGTTAGCTACGAAATCAAATTCTAAAAAAGCTATGAAGTGGCAGAAGGATTTGACGCAACTTCCTATAGATCATGATATATTAGTCCAACTACGTGAACGCAGCAAGATTGCAAGTACATTAGCTGATGATGAGCTCGCTACAAGATCTTTGAATAAAGATGATAACTGGCTAAAAAATGCGGCTGAAGAGCTTGGTATAGATGTTGACTCTGAAGATGAGATGAAGGACATATTCCTTGCCAAgaataaaacaaaaaagATGAATAAGCAAGTTGGGAAAACTGAGGCTAAGGCATTGAGGCACCAACTACAGGCATTGTTGAATAAACCACTTCGAAAGGATGGCAGAAAAAGTTATTTGACAGGTGGCCTTATGAACTTAGCTGACGCTATCGTTAAGAACAAAGGTCACAATAAAATTATCGGCTTCGATAAAGTTGACGCTTTAGAACTCTTGAAGCAAAAGGATGTTCGCAAGTAGGATTTTATAATATTGATGCGTTATAGAGGTATCTAGAAATACTTAAGTTCTCAACGTCAAACTATGTCCTGCTTACGGGCCAATTGATAGTTATGTTATTATATTCTTTTGCAAGGAATTTTATCTGCTACATATAAAGATTGTTCCCAGTAAAGTTTAAAAGATTAAGATATTTTACATTTTGGACCCTGGCGAAGTGTATTAGATGCTCAAATGAAGTCATAGTCAGAACCTTCATTGTCATCATAGTACTCGTCATCGGATTCTTCAACTAATTGGTCGAAGTTAACCTTGTAACGTAATAAACCACCAATACCACCAAACCCAGTAACGAACTGTGAACCTTCAGAAGATTTGTCCGATACAAACTCCAAATTCGCACCAAACTCCTTGTAGTGTTCTGCCAACCATTCAATGAGAAGTTGTTCTTCTTTTACTTCCATCTCAGCACCCGTCGTCTTGTCAAGAGTATATGACTTGTCGTCTTGCTGTGGGACAGCAAATTTAATGACGTCTGTTTCATCAGAGCTCTTGAAAACATATCTCACAATTTCTAGGTTTTCAAAGACAATTAGCGTCTCTACAGCACCTAGATCCAATGCTTTCAATGTATCTTCAACACCATAACAGAATTTTCCCGTATCTTGAGAAATTTCGTCGAAGTACTCGGTCAACAACTTCTTTTCCTGTATAAACTTGACATTCGCTAGCGCTTCAGCAGATAGCTCAATTGCTTGGTTAAAGCCATTTTCACCACCGTAGGAAACATCAACAATCTTCACAACCTTAGCCGATAGTCTACTATCAAACAAATCAGATTTAGCCAAATCATTCTTAAAATCAGCAGAACCGGCTAAAATCAATCCCTTAACATTTACCTTATCGTTGGTAATGAAATTCTGAACAGCTGTTTCAGCTACTTTCCTAACATAGTTGTGCCTCTTTTCTTCTCTCAAACGCGCAAAACGAACAGCAGACTGACCACCTCTACCATGCTTCTTTGGCAAATCAACTGTAAACTTTTGCAAAACTGTTCTAGTATTACCAGAAA
This window contains:
- the MAK5 gene encoding ATP-dependent RNA helicase (Syntenic homolog of Ashbya gossypii AER027W; Syntenic homolog of Saccharomyces cerevisiae YBR142W (MAK5)), which gives rise to MVGRNQKNRRPGPKLKRNAKGRVSKHQFKNKASSVKESNGRIVDPSELKWKKVDIPDTLDDFGGFYGLEEIDGVDVEVVDGKVKFVTKDDSKVKATSVDQENISEIEFDEDAEMDDVIEFKNFDDIKEGELSAASESESEEMEGEDEDEDEDEGEDVYEDASEKEGEMQGEDPLKANVFTSSVDLLDLESPMLPEWTDKMELSITTLQGLANLGFATPTEIQAKAIPNALEGNDIMGKASTGSGKTLAYGIPIIEKLIKNMSGTDPVGIIFAPTRELAHQVKTHLEKLASLLVKKNPYIIISLTGGLSIQKQQRLLSYKGSARIVVATPGRFLELLEKNEELIKRFAQTETLVLDEADRLLQDGHFDDFEKIYKHLWKARKSNKKHSDGWQTMIFSATFSTDLFNKLASNSWKNSTASTENEIETVLKHLMTKLQFRSKPIIIDTNPEQKVRSQIKESLIECMPAERDLYVYYFVTLYSRTTLVFCNAIESVKKLTLYLNNLGISAFQIHSSMLQKNRLKSLEKFQEQVLKNEPQGKPTVLIASDVAARGLDIPGINHVIHYHLPRSADVYIHRSGRTARADNEGVSVIISSPEESMGPLKKLRRVLATKSNSKKAMKWQKDLTQLPIDHDILVQLRERSKIASTLADDELATRSLNKDDNWLKNAAEELGIDVDSEDEMKDIFLAKNKTKKMNKQVGKTEAKALRHQLQALLNKPLRKDGRKSYLTGGLMNLADAIVKNKGHNKIIGFDKVDALELLKQKDVRK
- the SUP45 gene encoding translation termination factor eRF1 (Syntenic homolog of Ashbya gossypii AER028C; Syntenic homolog of Saccharomyces cerevisiae YBR143C (SUP45)), with the translated sequence MDSDAEKNIKIWKMKKLVQSLEKARGNGTSMISLVIPPGGQISQTQKMLTDEYGTASNIKSRVNRLSVLSAITSTQQKLKLYNQIPPNGLVLYCGDIITEEGKEKKVTFDIEPYKPINTKLYKCDNKFRTEVLSELLEADDKFGFLVMDGQGCLFGLLSGNTRTVLQKFTVDLPKKHGRGGQSAVRFARLREEKRHNYVRKVAETAVQNFITNDKVNVKGLILAGSADFKNDLAKSDLFDSRLSAKVVKIVDVSYGGENGFNQAIELSAEALANVKFIQEKKLLTEYFDEISQDTGKFCYGVEDTLKALDLGAVETLIVFENLEIVRYVFKSSDETDVIKFAVPQQDDKSYTLDKTTGAEMEVKEEQLLIEWLAEHYKEFGANLEFVSDKSSEGSQFVTGFGGIGGLLRYKVNFDQLVEESDDEYYDDNEGSDYDFI